The SAR202 cluster bacterium genome contains a region encoding:
- a CDS encoding HAMP domain-containing protein: protein MEGLHKAFSRLRWKLALSYTLVTVAVLAALEATVLAIAGVVLIVIVGRMPEVVAEEMKTEVAPQLRQFLDGETPDMAGVYEWLDRVRRDGLETRDGDRSFDLAGEDVRKPEVRILVFDAQGRLLGTDDIEAPLPVPEPFNPAEVPGLQEGLGAALAGERDPAVLSARPRSGARMVAVPIAGESGQVIGALALATPDISYLGALGPFGALLIGSVVVFTIAAGLIGTLFGLIAARGLTRRLAAVSAAANEWGRGNFSPRISDGSGDELGQLGRQLDRMSAELEELIAARQKLSTMDERNRLARDLHDSVKQQVFAISMNLGAAQALWETDREAARRRLVESFELARQSQMELAAIIQTLRPIGLDGKPLAEAVSGLLERIRAQGAIAASLELDGDIVIDREAEDALYRLAQEALAKVVRHSRATHVRLTLTARPSGIHTEIADNGKGFDTGASFDGVGLKSMAERMETIGGNLSVTSGAQGTSVVAVAPARKGPGNG, encoded by the coding sequence ATGGAAGGACTTCACAAAGCATTCAGCCGGCTCCGCTGGAAGCTGGCGCTCAGCTACACGCTTGTCACCGTTGCGGTGCTTGCCGCCCTGGAGGCGACCGTTCTCGCTATCGCTGGCGTCGTCCTCATCGTGATCGTGGGCCGGATGCCCGAGGTCGTTGCGGAAGAGATGAAGACTGAGGTGGCCCCGCAACTTCGTCAGTTTCTGGACGGCGAGACGCCGGATATGGCGGGAGTCTACGAGTGGCTGGACCGAGTAAGGCGCGACGGGCTGGAGACGAGGGACGGCGACAGGTCGTTCGACCTGGCCGGGGAGGACGTGCGAAAGCCGGAGGTGCGAATCCTCGTATTCGACGCTCAAGGTCGCCTGCTGGGCACGGACGACATTGAGGCGCCGCTTCCCGTGCCGGAGCCCTTCAACCCGGCGGAAGTCCCTGGCCTTCAGGAAGGACTCGGCGCGGCCCTGGCCGGCGAAAGAGACCCGGCCGTGCTTTCCGCGCGTCCACGGAGCGGCGCGCGCATGGTGGCTGTTCCGATAGCCGGCGAGTCCGGCCAGGTCATCGGTGCGCTGGCCCTTGCGACGCCGGACATCAGCTACCTGGGCGCGTTGGGGCCATTCGGGGCGCTGTTGATCGGCAGCGTGGTTGTTTTCACTATCGCCGCCGGCCTCATTGGGACGCTTTTCGGACTGATTGCGGCCCGTGGGCTGACTCGCAGGCTCGCGGCGGTGTCCGCGGCCGCGAATGAATGGGGTCGAGGCAACTTCTCACCAAGGATCTCGGACGGCTCAGGCGACGAGCTTGGCCAGCTTGGAAGGCAGCTTGACCGGATGTCGGCCGAGCTTGAGGAACTCATCGCCGCCCGGCAGAAGCTGTCCACGATGGACGAACGCAACAGGCTGGCGCGTGACCTCCACGATAGCGTGAAGCAGCAGGTCTTCGCGATCAGCATGAACCTGGGCGCGGCGCAGGCGCTGTGGGAGACCGACCGCGAGGCCGCGCGAAGACGGCTTGTCGAATCGTTTGAGCTCGCCCGTCAAAGCCAGATGGAGCTGGCAGCGATAATCCAGACGCTGCGGCCGATCGGGCTGGATGGCAAGCCGCTTGCTGAGGCAGTCTCGGGGCTGCTCGAGCGCATCCGGGCGCAGGGGGCGATCGCCGCCTCGCTGGAACTGGATGGGGATATAGTGATCGACCGGGAGGCTGAGGATGCCCTCTACAGGTTAGCGCAAGAGGCGCTTGCGAAAGTGGTCCGCCACAGCAGGGCTACGCACGTTCGACTGACACTAACGGCGCGCCCCTCCGGCATTCACACGGAGATCGCAGACAACGGAAAAGGCTTCGACACCGGCGCGAGCTTCGACGGAGTGGGCCTGAAGTCAATGGCTGAGCGAATGGAGACGATCGGAGGCAACCTGAGCGTGACGAGCGGCGCTCAAGGGACGTCCGTGGTGGCCGTGGCGCCGGCGCGGAAAGGACCTGGGAATGGCTGA